CCTGCTCGACGGAGAGTCGGAGCTGGAAGGTGACGCCTCCTCCCTCTCTCCGGCGAAACCGCCGAGCTTGGTGCCATTTCATCCATCTCTGTTTCGGGAATCTCTCTACGATAGATGGCGACACTGCTGAACGCCGGAGAGCAACCGGCGATGACTCTCCGTCGCGCGGAAGGGAGCGGCGGCAATGATGCTTGCCGAGAGCTGGAATCGGACGACGGAGGAGCTGCCGACttgtggagaatagagaaattagGGATTGATACTCAAAATTTAGGAATTTTGAAAGAGGAAAAAGGGCCGATGCGGATGGGGGATAAGAGTTCTCTCCTAATTAAATCTAAATTGGGCCATTTTACTTTGGGCCCaaaagaagggaaaaaaagGAGAGTGTGGGCTGATGATTAAGTCTGGGCCCGAGAATGTGTACAGTACCATCTACTTGGTTGAAGCCATGCTCCTAAATCAATTCCAAGAAGTTAATGGAATAAAATTTCCTAAGCCGCGGAAGAAGAGAATTTATAAGCCGTGATGAAATAATTCGCGAGAGGTTTTTAAAGCGGACTTTAATAGTCGCAgaaagtatttcttaaaatacttaagataatccgAGAATTCTAataccgaacgggtcagccggttacagaacaaattaaatcaccgttttaattaaagatttaagacttctaattttagaagggcagaaattaaaacaataagcacacgcttagacatgcattcatgcaagattgaATGATTActcaaagcctaatttaagtacattatttttttgaaaagggacgtcgtcgctcgacgagtaaatctcaagtCAGACAGTACCCGTTTGAAAaggttaagcaaacgaggtgggcttttctatcctacattatgtgtgggcttctttcctttttatttacagaactctatgagaataagtgtgaacttttgaatgagttgtcatgccatgttttattttgtgattgccattcatggttaaaacgaattcgggtcccagtaggtcagtaaatcctactcggactagtgtacacttacggaccgtgagctagcgcaaggttggccggtctaggggtcgtgagctagcgccaggttggccgacccagtgatcgtggaatgtggccacattcccgattcacacagcttgacatggtatatcatcagaaagttaaaagactgcagtctatttcagaaagaaataacagattttagtgaccgggacttgttttcagaaaaaaaccccgcgttcactcagcttggcagacaattaaaagaaaaacagttttcggcataagccactgagtatatcaagtactcagccctgcatattgttttccttaatgtgcaggttgatcgatcgaggcagaggaggtgttgggactgaagataaaataaaagaagggtagctagtgtagtatgtctccatacatgttatacttgtcttggaactcttccgctgcatagacctagctttgtctcagtaaagacaatgtcccacatttcactcTGATGTAATAACTTGCTATCTTGATGACTTTTAGACagtatttccttaatttcagtaattatgatgatgtgttgagacagtttagtattgttagtcgcgaaatagctgcgctttctttgactaggaagttgtggtcgtgacacttGATATATAGATAGAAAATATACCAAGAACGAAATCCTCTTACGAGGTTCTACGGCCATATTGCCGTCGTTACGGCTAAATTACCATTCTAAATGCTAAACTCGAATGGACTATTGATACTAAGTAGTTGATACAAATTTTATTCTAAACTCGAACATTCATAACACTTTCATAGGAATACATATATTAGACTTTTACAGTAAACTTGAATATCAAAACCTCTTCTAATGGACTAATAATAGTAGAGTACGAGTTTTattgtaaaattgataaattggaattgagaaaaaaattactattattGTGGGTGAAGGTAGATTAATactggaaataataaaaaacagaaaaaagcGATGTCATAAGatttagtattttataaattgtGATTTGTATGATTATAAGTTTGTACTTTTCGTTCTAGAAAACGTACGTTGTAATTTGAATTCTATAGTAAAGCTGTTTACGATCCAAAGGTAGTTTGACcttcatttatttgtttgaaTTCAGTCATTCAAAGATCCAATTTTCAGTACAATTATTATGGCTAATTAACTAACTATTTGATTGAACAGGAAATTATTCGGTTTGTATTAATCTCATAAACTTGCAAGACTAAAAGTCAAAtatggtcctaaacatataacgattttatgattttagtcCTGAACattacgttttgaattattgcatcccACACATTTAAACTCGGGCCAAACTCAGTCCAATATTTCAAAAcgtaatgtttaggaccaaaatcgtataATCGCTATTTGTTTAAGACCAGACGCTTACTCAACTTTCAACAATATTAATAAAGCATCCAAATATTAACATTGAACCAAGAATATCCTTGCTAAGGAGTATTATTATTGCTGTTATAATTATTTGTAAATTGCACAAATGTCTAGTAGAATAATATCTCTAAAGTATCCCATCTACCTCTAACTATCAATGCTCACATTATTTTACCTTTTATTTTAGGTTTAATTAATAAGAGGTAACTTCCAATATAGTTTCAattatgaattgtttaattGTACATTTATACTAAATCATAACATAAAtggttaatttaattaatttttttacaataCTACCTTTAACCACAATGATAAAATCAAAAATTCTTAAccattactattattttatttaaatcagGGGCTATTTCAAATAAACAAACAGAACTCTCTAGAAAGCGGAACCCTTATATAcatcttcatctctctctctctctgcatcaGGTCCACAGTTACCTCAACCATGGCAGCTTCTTCGCTCTTTACATCGAAGCTCCTAGTCCTAAACCTCCGCAGCTCCGCACTCCTCAGCCTCATACGCACCGCCGCAGCCGCCTCAAAAATTACGCTTCCGTTCACCTCCAgccaatttctcctcagaagcGGCGGCGCTAAATCACAAGTTATTTCTTCCAACGCTTATTTGCATTCATCGATTCAATTCGGTGCTGCGCGGAGCTACGCCGCCAAGGGCGATCGTCACAACGATGCGGATTCCGACGGCGCCGTGGGATCCGACGATGAAATCGATTTCGACGACCTCGATAGCTTCAGCGGATCTGAGTTCGACGATGAGGATGAATATGAAGATTTGGATGACGATCCCGATGCGCAGTGAATGAATTTGATGATTCAGCTTTGATTTGCGATTGCGCTGCTGCTTTAATGTGttgttgtttttcattttaatgaATCAAAATGGAAAGAAGGTAGGAATTTATGCTTCATATACATAAATGATGCGTTGATCGTGCTCTCAGTGATGATATACAAATTTGATGTTCAAATGTTGTGTTTTCTCACATTGAAATTATTGTATCTGTAGCTCTATACTGTTATAAACTGATGTATTTTTTTGTGCATTTGATATCTGAaatatagtaggagtactacTATGATAATAACTTACATACTACTATGTTTGATGAAATATTATCTTTAATGGTTAATGATATGATTGATAATGAAAATATGATTGAAGGTTGAAGTTTAACAATGTATGATAATTATTTGTGCACTTGGAAGAATTGtatttttgaatatttaaattttcaataatttttatcATTTGAGTTAGTTTTAGAAATTGATTTATAATATCTCTTGAGTCAATCAGATTATTGCATccagattttattttatttaggaaAATCGTTTTGAGGTTGTAAAATGGAATATAAAGAAGAagcattattttaatttctttttggcaTGGAGATTAAGAAGTAATGAGTTAAGTGGAAGGAGAataaaggtaaaaaaaaaatagtaatccCTCCGTTCTTTGTtgatagagacatttcttttcttttttaatagaggcatttctttgCGGAGTTTAACAATATTGTGTTAAATAGAtgatgaaaaaagtaagagacaaTAGAacaagagagatgaagagagaataaactaaaatggagaattattttttggtagaaaaaaaatgactcaattaacttatgactttccaaaattcctaaaatagaaaaatgactttattaacatgaaatataactttctaaaatggaaaaaatgactTTATTAACATAAAACGCAACTTATAAAagttctaaaatagaaaaatgactttaTTAACATGAAATAAAAGATAGAAAATAATAGTTTTGCCAAAATACAAATGATTCAATAACTTAtaacttttaaaaattgaaaagaatGACTCAAACAAGGAATTAAAGGTGGACAAGATATTAACAAAGACAATGAAGCATAGAGGGGAAGGAAGGGAAGAGGATGAAACAATTAGTGATTGAGATGAGAAATTAAATCGACcggataaaataaataataaaaataaacatgacCTCTAGTATGACTGATAATGTGAAAATGAATAGAAATTTGGTCTGAAAAATAGGAGTAAATAAAATCCGCATTTGAAATTAGAATTTCCGCTCGTCCGTACGCTTTTTTCCCTGCCTATTGCAATGGAAAATAACGAAATTAGTTATGAAACCCTAACCCCCCTCGCCGCCGACGAATCGCCGGCCCCTCCGCCTCCGGCGTCTTCCTCCCCCGAAATTGAGCCCTACGTTGTCTTGCGCAACCATATTTCCCTTTCCACCATCCAATGCCCCTCGCCAGAATCCATTGCTCCTGATTACTTCTCCCTCGACGTGAACGAGGCAGCAGATAAATTGACATCGATTTCAGCCACTCCTCCACCGTCGCGCCATGCCAGGGCCACCCCCGCTCCAGCTCCAGATAGAACGCTGGAAGGCAGCTGGTTTCGCGCCAATTCTCGCTTCAAAAGCCCCATGCTTCGTCTGCATAAAGGTTTGATTAGTTTTTCTTCTTTGTGTTCTCGTCAACGCTGATAGAATATTTGCTAAGTTGTTGTAGCTAAGATCTCTGTTTAGCTATTGCTTAAAGTTCGTGAGATGCTGATAAGTGCAGAAACAGCTCTTTTCGAGCTTTGTATTGCTATTTTTTGCTACTGAGTATAAATTGTTAAGTTGATTTTCCCGGAAATGCAGAGAAGTAGTATATGATTTTTGTGAATCTTTTTTTTGATTGGGTGCAGAAATACTTGATTTTTGTGAGTTTTTGTCGCCAACTGCCGAGGAGCAAGAATCTAGAAATGCTGCTATTAAATCCGTGTTTGATGTGATCAGCTACATCTGGCCTAATGCTGTGGTACATTGATTGGAACGTATTTACATGCGTGCAAATGTTATTTTATTGGGTGAGTGGTGTATATCTTCAGTATCATGACTACTTTATATAAATTTGACATGCAGGCCGAAGTTTTTGGATCGTTTGAGACAGGGCTTTATCTTCCATCCAGTGATATTGATGTAAGTTTGGCATGTTAGTGGttattttgtatattattattttatgattaCTTGAAAATAGGTTTATCAATTTGTTAGTTGAAGTTGAATCATTCCTGAAATGTGATGACTGAGTTACAAGTTCAATACTTTTGTGCTCATCTGTTAATTTACAGGATTCAATAGTGACTTTTATTCTCATAGCCTTAGTTCATCTTGCAAGCCATGTAGAAACACTACCAAGCAATACAGATTTATAAACTGGAAAGTGCTGTAATCGTGATGTACATAAATATATGTACTTGTGTATAGTGAACATTTGATGAGTATTACgcctcaaaaatattttcgacaTTGTTGTTGTTACATTGATACAGTAATTCAGACTTCACCTGAGCCCATGAAAGGTTGGTTGGGAAGTCGACTATGTGTACACTGAACCTAATGTTGTTCCCAGCTTATCCTTGGTTTGTAGTTATGAGAAGAACATTGCTCTCTGGGTCTGTACATGTTTTTAATTATTACGAACATGGTTGTTAGGCATATGCAACCAGTACATAAACAGTCTTGCTTGATAGTTGATCACTTGGCAGGTTGTGATTTTAGGTTCAAATGTAAGAACTCCTCTGGTAGGTCTTCAGGCTCTCTCCAGGGCACTCTCTCAAAGGGGAATTGCTAAAAAGATGCAGGTATCTTTGGCGCTTAAACTCGTTGTTGCCAGTTTTGTGCTTTATCATTCTTTACCGTCTTCTTTATTTCACAATATTAGGTTATTGCAAAAGCACGGATACCAATTATCAAATTTGTGGAGAAAAAAAGTGGTTTTTCTTTTGATATAAGGTTAGTCTCCTTAGTTTCTTCCACAGAATTTGATTTGGCAGATAGCTGTTAAGTAATTTAGTAACACACTAGCAGAAAGGAAAGAGAATATCCATACTATTGTTTCAAGTGGAATCAACCACGATTAAGCTGCATTTCTAGAACATATTTTTTATCTCCTATCTCTCCACCCCAACTCACATAGACTAACCCAATTTTTCTGGGTATTTTGTTGATGTATGCTTCTGTCTGCATTAGAGAGATCATATAATATTGTTTAATGTGTGCTGAACTTCATTTCTCGTCGCTTTGCAGTTTGCATCGCATTAACATGTATTCCTGTAAATAAACtttcagttttattttttttcctatgtGCCTTTTGAAATTAATATATCTATCTATTAACAGTTTTGATGTTCATAATGGACCAAAAGCGGCAGAGTTTATAAAGGTACACTTTTTCCTTCCTGCTGATTTGTTTGTTTAATTTGGTTGGTTTTAATTTCAAGTGACTTTATTGtattctaattcatttatttttctttcatttacaGGATGCTGTGTCTACATGGCCCCCTCTAAAACCACTGTGTCTGATTTTGAAAGTCTTCCTTCAGCAAAGAGAGTTAAATGAAGTAAGATGTATTTTGTTGTTTTCCTTGCAATTGCATTTGTTTTTAGCTCAAGTTGCCACTATCCTCCAGGTGTACACAGGTGGAATTGGATCCTATGCACTTCTGTCTATGCTTATAGGAATGTTACGGGTACGCGTACTAGTTTTTCAAATATGTAAAGTAGGTTAATGTTGCTATGAGATGCATATTAGTTGGTATCCATGATATCCATGTTGTTTATGAGAAATCACTTgttttttctttcagtttacTAATAACTAGACTGCAATATGTTTCAAATTTTCTTTGGCTATTCTGTTGGGTGTAACTCGCAACCATGATGTTCTACACGCACTGCAGATATGGATTGTACTGTAAAGGGGATATAAATTTCTTTTGTTATTCATATTATCCCACTTCAGTGGCTATTTAGTGGGACAATAGGTTCCTTTTATAAACatctatttttcaaaattttcctgATCTGTTATTTTGCAGACTCATCGAGATAGCCACACTTCTCCAGAATGTAACCTAGGAGTCTTACTGGTATGTTGTTACTTTCTCTTACCGTATTCCATAATTAGTTTTAGTATTTCTGAGTTATGGATAATGTAATTTAGTCATACTGTTTGCTTTTGATTGTTAAGAAAACTACGTCTTTCCTGATTTGTAATTTGAGATTTTTGTGTAGCCTATTGGAAACCTAACCTGTGAACATATTAAAGGAAGTTCCCTAATTTTGTAATCAAAATCAGAaatttaacacaattttcttgTGGATGCTAGGTTAACTTTTTCGACTTGTATGGGTGTAAGTTAAACACAGCTGACGTTGGCATATCTTGCAATGGTGAATGCATTTTCTTCGAAAAATATAGTCACAGGTAACCAGTTGTCTATTAAATTTGGGCTAGTTGGATGTAAATCCATTATGAAGTTGGtgacaaaatacacaaactttgaTACAAAATTTCCCGAAATTCGAATTCTGCCAGtcaaattaaaactaatttgGCACTGAAATTTCAATAAGTCACATGACTTTAAACATTCAATTTGCTAACATGGAATTTTATATAGCCAAATGGATGCATAGATGTTGCATATGACTTTTGAGCATCATATTCATCTATCTGACTTTTGAGCATTTGAGCAGAATTTGATTCATGGGAAATTATGGAAAAAGTTTGTATCTTGTCCTAATTTCATACAACCAGTGTATGAATTTGCAGCCAATTAGCCCATTAAAATTTTCTAATGGTTATTCTAA
This DNA window, taken from Salvia splendens isolate huo1 chromosome 18, SspV2, whole genome shotgun sequence, encodes the following:
- the LOC121776009 gene encoding terminal nucleotidyltransferase 4B-like codes for the protein MENNEISYETLTPLAADESPAPPPPASSSPEIEPYVVLRNHISLSTIQCPSPESIAPDYFSLDVNEAADKLTSISATPPPSRHARATPAPAPDRTLEGSWFRANSRFKSPMLRLHKEILDFCEFLSPTAEEQESRNAAIKSVFDVISYIWPNAVAEVFGSFETGLYLPSSDIDVVILGSNVRTPLVGLQALSRALSQRGIAKKMQVIAKARIPIIKFVEKKSGFSFDISFDVHNGPKAAEFIKDAVSTWPPLKPLCLILKVFLQQRELNEVYTGGIGSYALLSMLIGMLRTHRDSHTSPECNLGVLLVNFFDLYGCKLNTADVGISCNGECIFFEKYSHRFSVEGRSSLIAIEDPQAPDNDIGKSSFNYYQARSAFAMAFSTLTNAKTIQHLGPNRSILSAIIRPDAVLLERKGGSNGKLTFDNIFPSNGEPLERLNGDDHQEIYCNWALNGEEEESLPRGGRTPRERKRTASRDGRSSKKAKVHTAPTVDSHKNG